From the genome of Desulfatibacillum aliphaticivorans DSM 15576, one region includes:
- a CDS encoding TetR/AcrR family transcriptional regulator produces MQPKSKDKTPGPSRRERQRKERRQAILQAAETLFAEQGYRKTRIEDIAGKADVSVGTVYGYFKNKEDLLMSVLEDIGMFVRRLVGSEFRKAATTLEGIRLAGMAFFEVLCVHHNEKLALFYDERIGNSEQFQRARKVWSVQMIEDVKGAILVVQEASGMEFRSSMSAEIMGVCTVGIFDRLGYFYQLSQIDPETLKTVGEETVAFVVGGIQSLITREGGKLG; encoded by the coding sequence ATGCAACCAAAATCCAAAGACAAAACTCCCGGCCCCAGCCGCCGGGAAAGGCAACGTAAAGAGCGCCGACAGGCCATCTTGCAGGCCGCGGAGACCCTGTTTGCGGAACAGGGATACCGTAAAACCCGCATTGAAGACATCGCCGGAAAAGCCGACGTCTCCGTGGGTACGGTTTACGGATACTTCAAGAACAAGGAAGACTTGCTCATGAGCGTGCTGGAGGATATCGGCATGTTTGTGCGCCGCCTTGTGGGCTCGGAGTTTCGCAAGGCCGCCACCACTTTGGAAGGCATTCGTTTGGCGGGAATGGCTTTTTTTGAGGTTCTTTGCGTGCACCATAACGAAAAGCTGGCTCTTTTTTACGATGAACGCATTGGGAACAGCGAACAGTTTCAGCGCGCCCGCAAAGTGTGGTCCGTCCAGATGATCGAGGACGTCAAGGGGGCCATTTTAGTGGTCCAGGAGGCTTCCGGCATGGAGTTTCGGTCCTCCATGTCCGCTGAGATCATGGGCGTTTGCACGGTGGGCATATTCGATCGGCTGGGGTATTTTTACCAACTCAGTCAGATTGACCCCGAGACCCTGAAGACCGTCGGGGAGGAAACTGTCGCCTTTGTTGTGGGAGGAATTCAAAGCCTGATTACCAGAGAGGGAGGGAAGCTGGGATGA
- a CDS encoding enoyl-CoA hydratase/isomerase family protein: MSDSPVLFEAADGIAVITLNRPENRNSMNAEVLPAFQEAMDQVRAHKGLRCLIITGSGKSFCAGMDFHAAFPEDGALPNQVFEQIYAPFLAVADLPFPVIGALNGHAIGGGFGLAMMCDIRGAALEGRYGANFVRLGIHSGMAVSYVLPRLVGLSKANELLFTGRLFDGAEALEMGWASYALPREEVLPKARELAREIAMSAPVAVQMMKRSIYKGLDWKAREAAEWEAHCQSRTFEMEDAKEGVAALLEKRPPKFKGR, encoded by the coding sequence ATGAGCGACTCTCCCGTCTTATTCGAAGCAGCCGACGGCATAGCCGTCATTACGCTCAATCGTCCGGAAAACCGGAACTCCATGAATGCGGAAGTGCTTCCCGCCTTTCAGGAGGCCATGGACCAGGTGCGGGCCCACAAGGGCCTGCGATGCCTGATCATAACCGGTTCCGGCAAGAGCTTTTGCGCAGGCATGGATTTTCACGCCGCTTTTCCGGAAGACGGCGCCTTGCCCAATCAGGTTTTTGAACAGATTTACGCGCCTTTTCTGGCTGTGGCGGACCTCCCCTTTCCGGTGATCGGCGCCTTGAACGGCCACGCCATCGGCGGCGGGTTCGGCCTGGCCATGATGTGCGACATCCGGGGTGCGGCTTTGGAGGGCAGATACGGCGCTAATTTCGTCCGCCTGGGCATCCACTCCGGCATGGCCGTGAGCTATGTGCTGCCGCGCCTTGTGGGCCTGTCCAAAGCCAACGAGTTATTGTTCACGGGCAGGCTTTTCGACGGCGCCGAAGCCCTTGAAATGGGTTGGGCCAGCTACGCCCTGCCCCGGGAGGAAGTGCTGCCCAAGGCTCGTGAACTCGCCCGGGAAATCGCCATGAGCGCGCCCGTTGCCGTGCAAATGATGAAGCGCTCCATATACAAAGGCCTTGATTGGAAGGCGCGGGAAGCCGCGGAATGGGAAGCCCATTGCCAATCCCGGACCTTTGAAATGGAGGACGCCAAGGAGGGCGTCGCCGCCTTGTTGGAAAAACGGCCGCCCAAATTCAAAGGCAGATAA
- a CDS encoding 4Fe-4S dicluster domain-containing protein, with translation MSKDIYQQLREQLDQYSLGFPATESGVEIKILKKMFTEEQAAMYLDMTLFLETPEGIAERAGMDPEKVSAVLQQMAKDGLIFRHRKGDLVRYAAVPFVVGSYEFQLKNMDEEYARLCDQYMDEALLNFDQDADSPMRTIPVNQSVDGSFPVAAHDNAMEILKRQKKIAIAECICRVQQHKTGNMCTKPLEVCFVFGSHADYYVENGLARMIPLEEALQIQEKCQEYGLVNQPFNVVNPGGMCNCCGCCCGVLRALKKHPKPTEIVLTNFQAVVDAELCAACGDCEERCQVLAITYDDDGIAVVDEDRCIGCGLCVTTCPTEAITLKPVSEDQWKTPPASEQELFASISAKRGTSLAPLKMAAK, from the coding sequence ATGTCCAAAGACATTTATCAGCAACTGCGTGAACAACTGGACCAATATTCCTTGGGATTTCCGGCCACGGAATCCGGAGTGGAGATCAAAATCCTCAAAAAGATGTTTACGGAAGAACAGGCCGCGATGTACCTGGACATGACCCTCTTCCTGGAAACCCCGGAAGGCATCGCAGAACGCGCCGGCATGGACCCGGAAAAAGTCTCGGCCGTGTTGCAGCAGATGGCCAAGGACGGGCTTATCTTCCGGCATCGCAAAGGCGATCTGGTGCGCTATGCCGCCGTTCCCTTTGTGGTGGGCTCCTATGAATTCCAGTTGAAAAACATGGACGAGGAATACGCCCGCCTGTGCGACCAGTATATGGACGAGGCGCTGCTCAATTTTGATCAGGACGCGGATTCGCCCATGCGGACCATCCCGGTCAACCAATCCGTGGACGGCTCCTTTCCCGTGGCGGCCCATGACAACGCCATGGAAATTTTAAAGCGCCAGAAAAAAATCGCCATCGCCGAATGCATCTGCCGGGTGCAGCAGCATAAAACCGGAAACATGTGCACCAAGCCTTTGGAAGTCTGCTTTGTGTTCGGCAGCCATGCGGACTACTATGTGGAAAACGGTCTGGCCCGGATGATTCCTCTTGAGGAAGCCCTGCAAATCCAGGAAAAATGTCAGGAGTACGGCCTGGTCAACCAGCCCTTTAACGTGGTCAATCCCGGCGGCATGTGCAATTGCTGCGGCTGCTGCTGCGGCGTGCTCCGCGCCTTGAAAAAGCATCCCAAACCCACGGAGATCGTCCTGACAAATTTCCAGGCTGTGGTGGACGCCGAACTGTGCGCAGCTTGCGGAGATTGCGAAGAAAGATGCCAGGTCCTGGCAATTACCTACGATGACGACGGCATCGCCGTGGTTGACGAGGACCGCTGCATCGGATGCGGCCTGTGCGTCACCACCTGCCCGACGGAGGCCATCACCCTCAAGCCGGTTTCCGAAGACCAGTGGAAAACGCCTCCGGCAAGCGAGCAGGAGCTGTTTGCCAGCATATCCGCCAAACGGGGAACCTCCTTGGCGCCCTTGAAAATGGCCGCAAAGTAG
- a CDS encoding NifB/NifX family molybdenum-iron cluster-binding protein, whose translation MKIAVPTREGKIDDHYGHCDHFTVFTVNADKKITEESTVESPQGCGCKSNIAQQLSAEGVTVMLSGNMGQGAVDKLKEAGIQVVRGCDGDVKDVLQLWLDGEIKDSGIGCSEHGHECGHQHGETHGDYTFAS comes from the coding sequence ATGAAGATTGCAGTACCCACCAGAGAAGGAAAGATCGACGATCATTACGGCCATTGCGACCATTTTACCGTTTTCACCGTGAACGCCGACAAAAAAATCACGGAAGAAAGCACTGTCGAATCCCCCCAGGGATGCGGCTGCAAATCCAACATTGCACAACAGCTTTCTGCAGAAGGCGTTACCGTGATGCTTTCCGGCAACATGGGACAGGGCGCGGTGGACAAACTCAAGGAGGCCGGAATCCAGGTGGTCCGGGGCTGCGACGGGGACGTTAAGGACGTCCTGCAGCTTTGGCTGGACGGAGAAATCAAGGACTCCGGCATCGGATGCAGCGAACACGGCCATGAATGCGGCCATCAACACGGCGAAACCCACGGGGATTATACTTTTGCAAGCTAA
- a CDS encoding enoyl-CoA hydratase/isomerase family protein: MGSDAFIVEKIDGVARCTMNVPEKMNAMGKELVFPMLETLPQVLADDSVKVIVLRGAGGNFTTGGDADILGDNLDPLALCDAMNKINDILIMLHQGPKPVITEVDGFAVGGGLGVALASDITYATERAVFSVFFIRIAAVPDLGCAYFLTQRIGMAKARELVFTAKMFDSQKALDMGLINKVSPHETIGEEVMELATKIASRSAKALAWTKRAMNTVTQVDLRTALDMEAHIQPLMIMSDDHKEAIRAFLNKTPQT; the protein is encoded by the coding sequence ATGGGTTCGGATGCTTTTATCGTAGAAAAAATTGACGGCGTGGCTCGCTGCACCATGAACGTTCCCGAAAAAATGAACGCCATGGGCAAGGAGCTGGTGTTCCCTATGCTGGAAACCTTGCCTCAGGTACTTGCCGATGACTCAGTTAAGGTTATAGTATTAAGGGGGGCAGGGGGGAATTTTACGACCGGGGGCGACGCCGACATTCTCGGCGATAATTTGGACCCATTGGCTCTTTGCGACGCCATGAACAAAATCAACGATATTTTGATCATGCTGCACCAGGGGCCTAAACCGGTGATCACGGAAGTGGACGGATTCGCAGTGGGAGGAGGCTTGGGCGTGGCCTTGGCTTCGGACATCACCTACGCCACGGAACGGGCCGTATTCTCGGTCTTTTTCATCCGAATCGCGGCCGTGCCCGACCTGGGCTGCGCCTACTTCCTGACCCAAAGGATTGGGATGGCCAAGGCCCGGGAGCTCGTGTTCACCGCCAAAATGTTCGACTCCCAAAAAGCACTGGACATGGGTTTGATAAATAAGGTATCGCCCCATGAGACCATAGGCGAGGAAGTCATGGAATTAGCGACGAAAATCGCTTCCCGGTCCGCCAAGGCCCTGGCCTGGACCAAACGGGCCATGAACACCGTCACGCAGGTGGATTTACGAACCGCCCTGGATATGGAAGCCCATATTCAACCCCTTATGATCATGAGCGATGATCATAAAGAAGCCATAAGGGCGTTTTTAAACAAAACGCCGCAAACGTAG
- a CDS encoding uracil-xanthine permease family protein, with product MSAPQNNIVYGLNDVPPVKDLLLLSVQQMLLLFTAATFPAMLVKEVGGTIEEAGSMVALTMIAAGIGSVIQASRNRWIGSGYLCPNLCGPSYIAVSMQAAWVGGFPVMRGMIVFAGVIEMLLSGVIRKLRLLFPPIIVGLVVMMVGVSVIPVSVSNFFGVKYAGDSMAWQDVTVGVVALVVMVSANIWGKGPIKMFCLLLGVIAGWALALLIIPEALTDMNRIVHEPWAAFPIHDLSQLSLGFSLQLVVPFLVISLCGSLKSFGNLIAAQKISQPELKELDMKPIGKGLLADGFTTSMAGLMGGMAVDTSSSNVGLAAATGAVSRWIAICAGVIFAILGFSPKLSTAIAMVPGPVVGACLLFAVSFMILTGLKEMTAEPLDERKIFAVGIAFILGVGTGLVPEIFSRMPHFLRPFFSDPLSSTTILAVILYQIFHVDQLWAKLKEKES from the coding sequence ATGAGTGCGCCGCAAAACAACATCGTATACGGATTGAACGACGTCCCGCCGGTCAAGGACTTGTTGCTTTTGAGCGTGCAGCAGATGCTGTTGTTGTTCACCGCCGCCACCTTTCCCGCCATGCTGGTCAAGGAAGTGGGGGGGACCATCGAAGAAGCCGGGTCCATGGTGGCTCTAACCATGATCGCCGCCGGGATCGGCTCCGTAATCCAGGCCAGCCGGAACCGCTGGATCGGCTCGGGTTATCTCTGCCCAAACCTGTGCGGCCCTTCGTATATAGCGGTTTCCATGCAGGCGGCGTGGGTGGGAGGCTTTCCGGTCATGCGGGGGATGATCGTCTTCGCCGGCGTGATCGAGATGCTCTTGAGCGGGGTGATCCGCAAGCTAAGGCTTCTTTTTCCGCCCATCATTGTAGGCTTGGTGGTGATGATGGTGGGCGTAAGCGTCATTCCCGTGTCCGTATCCAACTTTTTCGGCGTCAAGTACGCCGGGGACAGCATGGCCTGGCAGGACGTTACCGTGGGCGTGGTCGCCCTGGTGGTGATGGTCAGCGCCAATATCTGGGGCAAGGGCCCCATAAAAATGTTCTGCCTGCTTTTGGGCGTCATTGCGGGCTGGGCTTTGGCCTTGCTGATCATCCCCGAGGCGCTTACGGACATGAACCGGATCGTCCACGAGCCCTGGGCCGCCTTTCCGATCCATGACCTGAGCCAGCTTAGCCTGGGCTTTTCGCTACAGCTCGTTGTGCCCTTTTTGGTGATCTCCCTGTGCGGGTCCCTTAAGAGCTTCGGCAACCTCATCGCTGCGCAAAAAATCTCCCAGCCCGAACTGAAGGAGCTGGACATGAAGCCCATCGGCAAGGGCCTGCTGGCCGACGGTTTCACCACCTCCATGGCCGGACTCATGGGCGGCATGGCCGTAGACACCTCGTCCAGCAACGTGGGCCTGGCCGCTGCCACCGGCGCGGTCAGCCGGTGGATCGCCATTTGCGCGGGCGTCATATTCGCAATTCTGGGATTTTCGCCCAAGCTGTCCACGGCCATCGCCATGGTGCCCGGACCGGTGGTGGGCGCCTGCCTGCTTTTCGCCGTGTCCTTTATGATTCTCACCGGCCTCAAGGAAATGACCGCCGAGCCTTTGGACGAAAGAAAGATTTTCGCCGTGGGCATCGCCTTTATTCTGGGCGTCGGCACAGGCCTGGTTCCCGAGATTTTTTCTCGCATGCCGCATTTTTTGAGGCCGTTTTTCAGCGATCCGTTATCGTCGACCACCATCCTGGCGGTTATTTTATATCAAATCTTTCACGTGGACCAATTATGGGCCAAACTTAAGGAAAAGGAGTCATAA
- a CDS encoding cache domain-containing protein, translated as MKKVLWGALLLLLAAGIGYSLIPREPLPDFSAYAYRDTRRMLTLVHRAAALIEEKGDQAFEDFTADEDKWTLDNAYLYVYALDGTNLYHGGYPDLVGRNLYGFTDLWGKKAMQMIYRETENPNNPFGWVHYIWNAPGSLHPLWKSSCNLRAVMPNGKVVVVGSGLDDSRAEVEFFRILVDDAVALVDSRGKAALPVLKSPESHYTILDNRVFVMNLDGSCLIYPGMDITVDASLFDYKDFTGSTPLLELKNRLEDADRATVGMLCQQHAGEHPAKMSIYGRLAQMEGQTVVVGAISPLPQPAWMN; from the coding sequence TTGAAAAAGGTTCTATGGGGCGCCCTACTTTTGTTGTTAGCGGCGGGGATAGGGTACAGCCTGATCCCTCGGGAGCCTCTGCCGGATTTCTCCGCATACGCCTATCGCGACACCCGGCGCATGCTCACCCTGGTTCACAGAGCGGCGGCCCTGATTGAGGAAAAAGGCGATCAGGCCTTTGAGGACTTCACGGCGGACGAGGACAAATGGACCTTGGACAACGCCTATTTGTACGTCTACGCCCTGGACGGGACCAACCTGTACCACGGCGGCTACCCTGATCTGGTAGGCCGTAACCTGTACGGTTTTACCGATCTCTGGGGAAAAAAGGCCATGCAGATGATCTATCGGGAGACCGAAAACCCCAACAATCCTTTCGGGTGGGTCCATTATATATGGAACGCCCCGGGCAGCCTGCACCCCTTGTGGAAGTCCTCTTGCAACCTGAGGGCGGTTATGCCCAACGGCAAGGTGGTGGTGGTGGGAAGCGGCTTGGACGACTCCCGGGCCGAAGTCGAGTTTTTCAGGATTCTGGTGGACGACGCAGTCGCGCTGGTCGATAGCCGCGGAAAAGCGGCCCTGCCCGTTTTAAAATCCCCCGAGTCCCATTATACCATTCTGGATAACCGGGTTTTCGTCATGAATTTGGACGGCTCCTGCCTTATTTACCCAGGCATGGACATAACGGTGGACGCGTCCCTTTTTGACTATAAGGATTTCACCGGAAGCACGCCGTTGCTGGAATTGAAAAACAGATTGGAAGACGCCGACCGGGCTACGGTGGGCATGTTGTGCCAGCAGCATGCGGGCGAGCACCCTGCAAAAATGAGCATCTACGGCAGGCTCGCCCAAATGGAAGGACAAACGGTCGTCGTGGGAGCCATTTCCCCTTTACCGCAGCCCGCCTGGATGAATTGA
- a CDS encoding 4Fe-4S binding protein, whose translation MKLFKSIKEFDVFTFLSGLAMQRLYGRDKKLPKFVRRALLFGPEHFSILGHIDFFRKNLAVFDPAKTNFSVLPINQDIEGAEDLALPIEIIDDLIDRSSHRAILSKCVCRMNYDCENYPVDHGCLFLGESAKDTPKKWRRMVTKEEAKAHARKGVSYGLVPMVGKIRFDSDTLGIQDKGKLMTICFCCECCCLSRFLGPLPPDLVDTLQHPVEGISLEITDDCIACGECVEVCYLNALEIVDGKVIRKDICRMCGRCAAACKQHAIKIKLDNPNVVDDVVDRLLSIVEI comes from the coding sequence ATGAAGCTATTCAAAAGCATTAAAGAGTTTGACGTATTCACTTTTTTGTCGGGGCTGGCAATGCAGCGGCTTTACGGCAGAGACAAAAAACTGCCGAAATTCGTCCGGCGGGCCTTGCTGTTCGGGCCGGAGCATTTTTCCATCCTGGGGCATATTGACTTTTTTCGGAAGAATCTGGCGGTGTTCGACCCGGCCAAGACCAATTTCTCCGTGCTGCCAATCAATCAGGACATCGAAGGCGCCGAAGACCTGGCCTTGCCTATCGAGATTATCGACGACCTTATCGACCGGTCGTCCCATAGGGCGATCCTGAGCAAATGCGTTTGCCGCATGAATTACGATTGCGAAAATTACCCCGTGGATCACGGCTGCCTGTTTTTGGGCGAGTCAGCCAAGGACACGCCTAAAAAGTGGCGGCGCATGGTGACCAAGGAGGAGGCCAAGGCCCACGCCCGCAAAGGCGTGAGTTATGGGCTGGTGCCCATGGTTGGCAAAATCCGCTTTGATAGCGATACCTTGGGCATTCAGGACAAAGGCAAATTGATGACCATTTGCTTTTGCTGTGAATGCTGCTGCCTCAGCCGTTTTTTGGGGCCTCTGCCGCCGGATTTGGTGGATACGCTCCAGCATCCGGTGGAGGGAATCAGTCTGGAAATCACCGACGACTGCATTGCCTGCGGGGAGTGCGTCGAGGTTTGTTACTTAAATGCGCTGGAAATAGTTGACGGAAAGGTTATAAGAAAGGATATTTGCAGAATGTGCGGCCGTTGCGCCGCAGCCTGCAAACAGCATGCGATAAAGATCAAGCTGGACAATCCCAATGTCGTCGATGACGTGGTTGACCGCCTGCTGTCCATCGTCGAGATTTAA
- a CDS encoding acyl-CoA dehydrogenase family protein, producing MAKDLYFNKEAQMVRSAVRDFVKKEINPYVDEWEEAGTTPLHELFKKMGDLGFLGIRYDPKYGGQGMDYWAECAFLEELGRIDCGGVGMAITVQTGMATPAIYEFGSEYLKEKYLMPAIAGDMVSSIAVTEPDAGSDVAALKTYAKREGDYYIINGSKTYITNGTQADFLTLLARTSDDPGYHCYSLFVVPTDLPGFQISKKLDKLGMRSSDTAELYFDNVKVPVENLIGKEGEGFIQQMQQFQHERFTALPTAYVGVERAIKRTAEYLKGRIVFGKPLLSKQVLRHRLAQWMAEAESLRALTYHIVRLKEAGQDVTREISMGKLLAGQLMNKVADGCLQMHGGIGFMNEMWISRYMRDAKLISIGGGANEVMCEIIFKTSGL from the coding sequence GTGGCAAAAGATCTGTATTTTAACAAGGAAGCTCAAATGGTCCGCAGTGCGGTCCGCGATTTTGTAAAAAAGGAAATCAATCCCTACGTGGATGAATGGGAAGAGGCAGGGACGACGCCCTTGCACGAACTGTTTAAAAAAATGGGGGACTTGGGATTTTTGGGGATCCGCTACGACCCGAAATACGGCGGACAGGGTATGGACTACTGGGCGGAATGCGCTTTCCTGGAAGAGCTTGGCCGTATAGATTGCGGCGGCGTCGGCATGGCCATCACCGTGCAGACAGGCATGGCCACTCCCGCCATTTACGAATTCGGCAGCGAGTATCTCAAGGAAAAATACCTCATGCCGGCCATTGCAGGCGACATGGTATCCTCCATTGCCGTTACCGAGCCGGACGCCGGTTCGGACGTGGCCGCCCTGAAAACATACGCCAAAAGGGAAGGCGACTATTACATCATCAACGGCTCCAAAACCTACATCACCAACGGCACCCAGGCCGACTTCCTGACTTTGCTGGCCCGCACCAGCGATGACCCGGGATATCATTGCTACTCCCTGTTTGTGGTGCCTACCGATTTGCCCGGCTTTCAAATCAGCAAAAAGCTGGACAAACTGGGCATGCGCTCCTCGGATACGGCGGAGCTCTACTTTGACAACGTAAAGGTTCCGGTCGAAAATCTCATTGGCAAGGAAGGCGAAGGCTTCATCCAGCAGATGCAGCAGTTCCAGCACGAGCGTTTCACTGCTTTGCCCACGGCCTACGTAGGCGTGGAAAGGGCCATCAAACGCACCGCTGAGTATCTCAAGGGCCGCATCGTGTTCGGCAAACCCTTACTGTCCAAGCAGGTGCTCAGGCACAGGCTGGCCCAGTGGATGGCGGAAGCGGAATCCCTTCGCGCCCTGACTTACCACATTGTACGGTTGAAGGAAGCAGGCCAGGACGTCACCCGCGAGATTTCCATGGGCAAGCTCCTCGCCGGCCAGTTGATGAACAAGGTGGCGGACGGATGCCTGCAAATGCACGGCGGCATAGGCTTCATGAACGAAATGTGGATTTCCCGTTACATGCGGGACGCCAAGCTCATTTCCATCGGCGGCGGCGCCAACGAAGTTATGTGCGAAATCATCTTCAAGACTTCCGGCCTGTAA
- a CDS encoding enoyl-CoA hydratase/isomerase family protein, which translates to MDSGDLLYRVENNVAWLTINREKNRNSINGAVIEGFFKYLDEAENDPEVRVVCVTAAGNRAFCAGADLASAMGGGVGKAQSGNQAYADLLKRIAGYPKPTVARVAGSCVAGGTGFMLACDIVIAANTAKFGTPEVNVGLFPLMIGALIFRNVPRKAAMEMILLGDKITAEKALEMGMLTRVVAPEDLDAEVDKVLSTLAKKSPIGMKIGKEAYYAVDSMDLESALDLLSGKLSDVAATEDAKEGITAFLEKREPKFTGK; encoded by the coding sequence ATGGATTCAGGAGACTTGCTGTACCGTGTGGAAAACAATGTGGCCTGGTTGACCATCAACCGGGAGAAAAACCGCAACTCCATCAACGGAGCGGTGATTGAAGGCTTTTTCAAGTATCTGGACGAGGCGGAAAATGATCCGGAAGTGCGCGTGGTTTGCGTGACCGCCGCGGGAAACCGGGCGTTTTGCGCGGGGGCAGACCTTGCAAGCGCCATGGGCGGCGGCGTGGGCAAGGCCCAAAGCGGCAATCAGGCCTATGCGGACTTGCTGAAAAGAATCGCCGGATATCCCAAGCCCACGGTGGCCCGGGTGGCTGGCTCCTGCGTGGCCGGAGGCACGGGATTCATGCTGGCCTGCGACATTGTGATCGCCGCGAACACGGCCAAATTCGGGACCCCGGAGGTGAATGTGGGCTTGTTCCCCTTGATGATCGGCGCCCTGATTTTTAGGAACGTGCCCCGCAAGGCGGCCATGGAGATGATTCTTCTGGGCGACAAGATCACCGCGGAAAAGGCCCTGGAAATGGGCATGCTCACCCGGGTGGTCGCCCCCGAGGATCTGGACGCGGAGGTTGACAAGGTGTTGTCCACCCTGGCCAAAAAGAGCCCCATTGGCATGAAGATCGGGAAAGAAGCCTATTACGCCGTGGATTCCATGGATTTGGAGAGCGCCTTGGATCTCCTATCCGGCAAGCTGTCGGACGTGGCGGCGACGGAAGATGCAAAGGAAGGCATTACCGCCTTTTTGGAAAAGCGGGAACCCAAGTTCACCGGTAAATAG